One Hippoglossus hippoglossus isolate fHipHip1 chromosome 13, fHipHip1.pri, whole genome shotgun sequence genomic window carries:
- the nectin3a gene encoding nectin-3-like protein isoform X2, protein MEDTPARRRTFPARGGLRLLASLLALCGLTCVSSNHVIVPATVNAVLGKNITLGCRIEVGSNLSLTQISWERRLPSGTITLAVYNPKYGISFSDEYIQRVSFVSPSIQDATITLKEVGFADTGSYICKVATFPLGNTQASTFLNVLVEPKVYVSAGPTALLDGGNESLVATCIAERGRPAAEVFWETELYGRSEKQSQDEPNSTTTIHVHYMWQPQSYAQGKMLTCVVRHPSLQTEFRIPYILNVQFAPMVTITGPDKNWFVGQENVKFECGAKSNPPARHFTWIRLDGLMPDGVEISNNTFAFTRPLERNDSGVYRCEVMNDIGLRSQNVNLWVQDPPPTTAAPSTTASRLHDTSGTGTAADQRRALFTSPTLASLPDSSLGTIIGGAVGGVLFLILLLILGGACFMRQRRTFRGDYYTKQYLGPSDMQKESQLDVLQPHELQEVYGDKTSKGSQELKPKLGGDIIYPDYTPERKDRDDWADKEDVHRGLKEGNYYPDHYNTQNMHPCGPPVHSPIVNNGSPYIPEDSYDNGTDSDYVSHMDGSVISRREWYV, encoded by the exons ATGGAGGACACACCAGCGCGCAGACGGACTTTCCCAGCCCGCGGAGGACTGCGGCTCCTGGCGTCGCTGCTCGCCCTGTGCGGACTCACCT GCGTGAGCAGCAACCACGTGATCGTCCCAGCGACAGTGAATGCCGTGCTGGGGAAGAACATCACACTGGGCTGCAGAATAGAGGTGGGCTCCAACCTCAGTCTCACACAGATCTCCTGGGAACGTCGTCTTCCGTCAGGCACCATAACCCTGGCAGTGTACAACCCCAAGTACGGAATCTCGTTCTCTGACGAGTACATCCAGCGCGTCTCATTTGTTTCCCCTTCAATACAAGATGCAACCATCACCCTTAAAGAAGTTGGCTTTGCAGATACCGGGTCCTACATCTGCAAAGTGGCAACGTTTCCTCTGGGCAATACACAAGCGTCAACCTTCCTCAATGTATTAG TGGAGCCAAAAGTGTACGTGTCCGCCGGCCCCACCGCTCTGCTGGACGGAGGGAACGAGTCGCTGGTGGCCACCTGCATTGCGGAGCGCGGCCGGCCCGCCGCTGAGGTTTTCTGGGAGACGGAGCTGTACGGGCGCAGTGAGAAGCAAAGTCAGGATGAGCCCAACAGCACCACCACCATACATGTGCACTACATGTGGCAGCCGCAGAGCTACGCCCAGGGGAAGATGCTCACCTGTGTGGTGCGCCACCCGTCCCTACAAACAGAGTTCCGCATTCCCTACATACTAAACGTACAGT ttgcTCCAATGGTAACAATAACTGGACCTGACAAAAACTGGTTCGTGGGTCAAGAGAACGTGAAGTTCGAATGTGGTGCCAAATCGAACCCACCTGCCCGTCACTTCACATGGATCAG GTTGGATGGATTGATGCCGGATGGTGTTGAGATCTCAAACAATACCTTCGCTTTCACTCGTCCGCTGGAGCGCAATGACTCTGGCGTATATCGCTGTGAAGTGATGAATGACATCGGGCTCCGCAGTCAGAATGTAAACCTCTGGGTACAAG ATCCTCCCCCCACCACTGCAGCCCCCAGCACCACTGCATCCCGTCTCCACGACACCTCTGGAACCGGCACTGCTGCGGACCAGCGGAGAGCCCTGTTCACGTCCCCGACCCTGGCGTCCTTACCCGACAGCAGCCTGGGTACTATCATAGGTGGGGCAGTGGGTGGAGTTCTGTTCCTGATCCTCCTGCTGATCCTGGGTGGGGCATGTTTTATGCGCCAGCGCAGAACCTTCAGGGGCGACTACTACACCAAACAGTACCTGGGACCCTCGGACATGCAGAAGGAGTCGCAGCTGGATGTGCTCCAGCCACATGAGCTGCAGGAGGTCTACGGGGACAAGACCAGCAAGGGCAGCCAGGAGCTGAAACCAAAACTGGGTGGAGACATCATTTACCCCGACTACACCCCTGAACGCAAGGATAGGGACGACTGGGCTGACAAGGAAGACGTCCACAGGGGCCTCAAGGAGGGAAACTACTACCCTGATCACTACAACACCCAAAACATGCACCCCTGCGGGCCTCCCGTGCACAGCCCCATAGTGAACAACGGCTCCCCCTACATACCGGAGGACAGCTATGACAATGGTACAGACAGCGACTATGTGTCCCACATGGACGGATCGGTGATCTCACGCCGGGAGTGGTATGTTTGA
- the nectin3a gene encoding nectin-3-like protein isoform X1 yields the protein MEDTPARRRTFPARGGLRLLASLLALCGLTSGVSSNHVIVPATVNAVLGKNITLGCRIEVGSNLSLTQISWERRLPSGTITLAVYNPKYGISFSDEYIQRVSFVSPSIQDATITLKEVGFADTGSYICKVATFPLGNTQASTFLNVLVEPKVYVSAGPTALLDGGNESLVATCIAERGRPAAEVFWETELYGRSEKQSQDEPNSTTTIHVHYMWQPQSYAQGKMLTCVVRHPSLQTEFRIPYILNVQFAPMVTITGPDKNWFVGQENVKFECGAKSNPPARHFTWIRLDGLMPDGVEISNNTFAFTRPLERNDSGVYRCEVMNDIGLRSQNVNLWVQDPPPTTAAPSTTASRLHDTSGTGTAADQRRALFTSPTLASLPDSSLGTIIGGAVGGVLFLILLLILGGACFMRQRRTFRGDYYTKQYLGPSDMQKESQLDVLQPHELQEVYGDKTSKGSQELKPKLGGDIIYPDYTPERKDRDDWADKEDVHRGLKEGNYYPDHYNTQNMHPCGPPVHSPIVNNGSPYIPEDSYDNGTDSDYVSHMDGSVISRREWYV from the exons ATGGAGGACACACCAGCGCGCAGACGGACTTTCCCAGCCCGCGGAGGACTGCGGCTCCTGGCGTCGCTGCTCGCCCTGTGCGGACTCACCT CAGGCGTGAGCAGCAACCACGTGATCGTCCCAGCGACAGTGAATGCCGTGCTGGGGAAGAACATCACACTGGGCTGCAGAATAGAGGTGGGCTCCAACCTCAGTCTCACACAGATCTCCTGGGAACGTCGTCTTCCGTCAGGCACCATAACCCTGGCAGTGTACAACCCCAAGTACGGAATCTCGTTCTCTGACGAGTACATCCAGCGCGTCTCATTTGTTTCCCCTTCAATACAAGATGCAACCATCACCCTTAAAGAAGTTGGCTTTGCAGATACCGGGTCCTACATCTGCAAAGTGGCAACGTTTCCTCTGGGCAATACACAAGCGTCAACCTTCCTCAATGTATTAG TGGAGCCAAAAGTGTACGTGTCCGCCGGCCCCACCGCTCTGCTGGACGGAGGGAACGAGTCGCTGGTGGCCACCTGCATTGCGGAGCGCGGCCGGCCCGCCGCTGAGGTTTTCTGGGAGACGGAGCTGTACGGGCGCAGTGAGAAGCAAAGTCAGGATGAGCCCAACAGCACCACCACCATACATGTGCACTACATGTGGCAGCCGCAGAGCTACGCCCAGGGGAAGATGCTCACCTGTGTGGTGCGCCACCCGTCCCTACAAACAGAGTTCCGCATTCCCTACATACTAAACGTACAGT ttgcTCCAATGGTAACAATAACTGGACCTGACAAAAACTGGTTCGTGGGTCAAGAGAACGTGAAGTTCGAATGTGGTGCCAAATCGAACCCACCTGCCCGTCACTTCACATGGATCAG GTTGGATGGATTGATGCCGGATGGTGTTGAGATCTCAAACAATACCTTCGCTTTCACTCGTCCGCTGGAGCGCAATGACTCTGGCGTATATCGCTGTGAAGTGATGAATGACATCGGGCTCCGCAGTCAGAATGTAAACCTCTGGGTACAAG ATCCTCCCCCCACCACTGCAGCCCCCAGCACCACTGCATCCCGTCTCCACGACACCTCTGGAACCGGCACTGCTGCGGACCAGCGGAGAGCCCTGTTCACGTCCCCGACCCTGGCGTCCTTACCCGACAGCAGCCTGGGTACTATCATAGGTGGGGCAGTGGGTGGAGTTCTGTTCCTGATCCTCCTGCTGATCCTGGGTGGGGCATGTTTTATGCGCCAGCGCAGAACCTTCAGGGGCGACTACTACACCAAACAGTACCTGGGACCCTCGGACATGCAGAAGGAGTCGCAGCTGGATGTGCTCCAGCCACATGAGCTGCAGGAGGTCTACGGGGACAAGACCAGCAAGGGCAGCCAGGAGCTGAAACCAAAACTGGGTGGAGACATCATTTACCCCGACTACACCCCTGAACGCAAGGATAGGGACGACTGGGCTGACAAGGAAGACGTCCACAGGGGCCTCAAGGAGGGAAACTACTACCCTGATCACTACAACACCCAAAACATGCACCCCTGCGGGCCTCCCGTGCACAGCCCCATAGTGAACAACGGCTCCCCCTACATACCGGAGGACAGCTATGACAATGGTACAGACAGCGACTATGTGTCCCACATGGACGGATCGGTGATCTCACGCCGGGAGTGGTATGTTTGA